The genomic region GGCACCATATCCATTTTGGCGCGGAACTCCGGCACATAGAAATCATGCAGGACATCGACCGAACGCAGGAGAACCTTGACGGGCTTTCCGACCGGCAGATGCAGCTCGCCACCCTCGATGATCACGTCGTCGAGCGTAGCCGCGTCATTGCGATTGAGGCCAAGCGAGTTCTCGGGCGCGACGTCCCGGGTTTCCGACGTTCCGAGCTTTCCGTCCGCGCCCGGGAGCCGGAAACTCCACAGCCATTGCTGGCCGACGACTTCGACTTCCGTTGCCGCCGCCGGGACGGTGATGAACTGGTTCCAGACGAAAAGACCCGGCGCCAGCATTGCGATGACGCCAACCGTCGTGCTTACGGCGAGCCAGCCTTCAAGGCGCTTGTTTTCGGGTTCATAGGCGGCTTGGTTTCCGGGCCGATGGCGGAACCGGAAAACGCAATAAGCGGTGAACAGGACAACCGCGACGAAGACGAAGCCGGTGATCCAGAAAGTTATGATGAGAGTATTGTCGATGTAATTCCAGTTGGAGGCGATTGGTGTCCACCACCAGGGACTCA from Sinorhizobium garamanticum harbors:
- a CDS encoding cytochrome c oxidase subunit II yields the protein MAVVVILVLLAAGSVLFHLLSPWWWTPIASNWNYIDNTLIITFWITGFVFVAVVLFTAYCVFRFRHRPGNQAAYEPENKRLEGWLAVSTTVGVIAMLAPGLFVWNQFITVPAAATEVEVVGQQWLWSFRLPGADGKLGTSETRDVAPENSLGLNRNDAATLDDVIIEGGELHLPVGKPVKVLLRSVDVLHDFYVPEFRAKMDMVPGMVTYFWFTPTRTGTFEILCAELCGVGHPQMRGTVVVDTEADYQTWLAEQQTFSQLTASSDDSPKAVTAVASSAQ